GAAGAAGATGAGCAAGTTGGGTTCCGCGGGCAAGCCGGGCACCGGCAGCTTCTTGCGGGCGGACCCGTGGCAGGAGAGCGAGAAGCATTTCGAGATCGAACACGAGGAAGAGCACAGGCAGCTGAAGGTGCTGCAGAAGGCTCAGGAGAAGGCGAACGGCAAACACAGCCACTGACCCCCGCCTCCGCATGACGGCCCCGAGTCGAAACCGACTCGGGGCCGTGATGTATCACGATGCGGGTGTCACAGGCGTGGCGCCGAGCGGCGGGCCGCCTCGATGGCCTCGAACTTGGCCAGATTGTGCCGGGCGTCGGCCAGCGCGTCGTGCGCGTCAGGGGGGACCGGCGGGAGTTCGGGACGGCTGTGCGCCTCCCAGTGCTGGCGCAGCTCGTTGGTATAGCGCGGCAGCGCGGTGGGCAGGTCGACCATGGAACCCCACAGCTGGCACAGCGCCACGTGGTCGTAGGCCGCGACCCAGGCCCACAGCTCCGGCTGGACGCTCGGTCGTGGCAGCAGGAACTCGTACAGGTCGTCGCGGATCTGCTGCCTGTTGCGCCAGAGCGGCGACGACGGCGGAGGTAGCTGCGGCAGAACGTATTTGCGTACCCATGGGCCGGCTCGACCCGGATCGAATTCGGTGGACACGGCGTAGTACTCCCGGCCGTCCTCGCTGACGAAGCCGATGGAGATCAGATCGATGGTCCTACCGTCCTCGATGAATTCGCAGTCATAGAAATACCTCAAGCAAACTGCCTCTCTGATACTTTGCTGGCAAGAATTCGGCGGCACGGGGGGTGGCATGGCGACCGTCGGTCGCTGTCCAGATCGGTGCACGGCACGACGCGTCACCTTACGTCGGTTCCATCGGTTGCTACACACGGGTATGGAATCCGCCCACCCCGGGGTGGGGTGATTCCAGCCCTGGTACTGGGTACCTCTCCGATCCGGATGGTCCGTATTCTGGGACCTGTGAACTGGACCGTCGACGTACCCATCGATCGCCTGCCGGAACTGCCGCCGCTGCCCGCCGAGCTGCGCAGGCGGTTGGACGACGCGCTGGCACGCACCGCGCTGCAGCAGCCTTCCTGGGATCCGGAGCAGGCGGCCCAGATGCGGACCGTATTGGAGAGCGTGCCGCCGATCTGCGTGCCCGCCGAGGTGGAGGAGCTGCGCGAGCAGCTGGCCCAGGTCGCCCGCGGCGAGGCCTTCCTCATGCAGGGCGGCGACTGCGCGGAGACGTTCGCCGATAACACCGAGCCGCATATCCGCGGCAACATCCGCACCCTGCTGCAGATGGCAGTCGTGCTCACCTATGGCGCGAGCCTGCCGGTGGTGAAGGTGGCCCGGATCGCGGGGCAGTACGCCAAGCCGCGCTCCTCGGACGTCGACTCGCTCGGCCTCAAGTCCTACCGCGGCGACATGGTGAACTCGCTGACCGCCGACGCGGCGATGCGCGAGCACGACCCGTCGCGCCTGGTCCGCGCCTACGCCAACGCGAGCGCCGCGATGAACCTGGTTCGCGCGCTCACCGGCGCAGGCATGGCCGACCTGCACAAGGTCCACGACTGGAACCGCGACTTCGTGGCAAAGTCGCCCGCGGGCGCGCGCTACGAGGCGCTGGCCGCAGAGATCGACCGCGGCCTCGCCTTCATGACCGCCTGCCGGGTGACCGATCCGAGCCTGAAGTCGGCCCGCATCTACGCCAGCCACGAGGCGCTCGTGCTCGACTACGAGCGCGCGATGCTGCGCCTGAGCGAGAACGCGATCGGTGAGCCGGTGCTCTACAACCTGTCCGCGCACTTCCTGTGGATCGGTGAGCGCACCCGTCAGCTCGACGGTGCGCACATCGCGTTCGCGGAGCTGATAGCCAACCCGATCGGTCTGAAGATCGGCCCGTCCACCACGCCCGAGCAGGCGGTGGAGTACGTCGAGCGGCTGGACCCGAACAACGAGCCGGGCAGGCTGACCATCGTGTCCCGGATGGGCAATACCAAGGTGCGCGACGTGCTGCCGCCCATCATCGAGAAGGTGCAGGCCACCGGCCACCAGGTGATCTGGCAGTGCGACCCGATGCACGGCAACACCCACGAGGCCTCTACCGGCTTCAAGACCCGTCACTTCGATCGCATCGTCGATGAGGTACAGGGCTTCTTCGAGGTGCACCACGCGCTGGGCACGCATCCCGGTGGCATGCACATCGAGCTCACCGGCGAAGACGTCACCGAATGCCTCGGCGGTGCCCAGGATATCTCCGACCTGGACCTCTCCGGCCGCTACGAGACCGCCTGCGACCCGCGCCTGAACACCCAGCAGTCCCTGGAGCTGGCCTTCCTCGTCGCGGAGATGCTGCGCTGAGCTGCGGTCGGCGCACCGGTCGCATCCGGTGCGCCGACGTTCGTACCCTGCCCGGGTAATCCTGTGCCGTGACTTTCCGCGCATAGGCTTCTGGCGCAATCGCCCTTTCCTGCTGTCCGATGTGCCTGGGTATCGACGAATCAGGGAAGCGCGACCAGGGAGACGGTGCTGCCCACCTCGAGGTTGGCGCCGATAGCGGGTGCCTGTGAGATCACCACCGACGAATCCGACCGCGCGAGCTGGCTGACCTGCACCTGCAATCCCATACCTTCCAGGCGGGCCCGGGCATCGCCGACGCTCGTGCCGAGCACACTCGGCATCTTGAGCGCGTTGGAGACGAGCAGCGCGACGCCGTCGCCCGACTGCACCGTCGTCCCCGCTGCGGGATCGGTGCCGATAGCGTGATCGGCCTCGACGGCACGATCGAACCGACTCCGGTTCTCGCGCACGGTGATTCCGGACGCGGTGAGCATCTTCACCGCTTCCGCGGTGGGGCGGCCACGCACGTCGGGCACGCGCACCGGCTTCGATCCCTTGCTGCGGAACACCTTCACCTGCGCGCCGAGCGGGAGCACGGTTCCCGGCTTCGGATCGAGTCTGGCGATAGTGCCCTTGGGTGCGGCGTTGGACTCCTCTCCGGCGTCGATCGGCTGCAGCCCGGCATCCCTGATCAACTGGTTGACCTTCGACACCTCGTCACCCGATTGGATATCCGGCACCCTGGGCTTGCCGTTGGAGATCAGGACCGCGACAGTCGACCCCTTGGTGACCTTGGACCCCGCCGACGGATCGCTGCCGACCACGCCTCCCACGGGGATCGTGTCCGACGCCTTCTGCCGTATCTCGGTGTCGAAACCGGCGTCCCGGAGTGCGGCAACCGCCTTGTCGGTGTCCAACCCGGCGACCGGCGGGACCGCCGAGTAACGGCCGAAGCCGAGCCACCAACCGCCGATACCCACCACCAGCGTGAGGATCGTGACGATCGCCACCCACAACCACACCATGCGGCGGGACTTGCCGAGTTCGTTGCCGTAAGACGAATACGGTGGCACGGGACGTGCTTGGCGCACCGGCTGCGGCTGGTCGTAGCCGTCCGGTCGACCATAGTCGAGCCGGGGCCGCTGCGCGGTGACCACTTTTGTGTGCTGCACGGGCTGCGGCGTGTGCGGCTCGAACGCATGCGCCCCGGTCGGCTGACCATCCGGCGGCACGGCCTGGTAGCTGGCGCTGAGGTGCTCGGCCGACTCCTGCGGCGCGGGCACCCGGTAGGCGGGCAGTTGCAACTCCGCGCCGATCTGCCGCAACGCCCCGGCCATCTCGTTCGCGTCGGTGAACCGGTGCGCGGGCTCGCGCGCGGTGGCCTTGGCGACCAGCTCGTCGAACTCCGGCGGCACTCCGGCGATGAATCGGCTCGGGCTCGGCACGTCGTTCTCGATGCGCTGGTAGGCCACCGACAGGGAGGTGTCGCCTGTGAACGGGACCCGACCGGTGAGCATTTCGAAGATCAGCACACCGAACGAGTACACGTCGCTGCGCGACTCGGCGGTGCCGCTGGTGACCTGCTCAGGGGACAGGTAGGCGGCGGTGCCCAGAATGACGCTCGCCGAGGTGGTATTGGCCGCCGCGACCGCGCGCACCAAGCCGAAGTCGGCGATTTTCACCTCTCCCGCATCGGAGATCAGCACATTCTCCGGCTTGATGTCGCGATGCACCAGCCCGGCGGAGTGCGCGACACCGATCGCCGCGAGCACCGGTTCGGCGACGGCGCGCACCGCGTGCGGCGGCATCGGGCCACGTTCGCGCAGCAGCTCGCGCAGGGTGCCGCCCTCGACCAGCTCCATGATCAAGAAGGGATGGTCACCGTCGATGCCCTGGTCGTACACCGCGACAAGCGAAGAATGCTTGAGCTTGGCGACCGCGCGCGCCTCGAACTCGAACCGCGACAGGAACTGGGGATCGCCCGCGAACTTCGGGTCCATCACCTTGATGGCGACCGGGCGGTCCAGGCGGGTGTCGACCCCGCGGAAGACCATCGACATTCCGCCGCGGGCGATCGGCGCATCGATCCGATAGCGCCCTTCCAGCATCTGGCCGATCAAGTGATGTCCTCCGGCTTTCACAAAGCTCTCACCCCTCGCGTACCTGCGACAAGCGATCAGCCGCCCGGTGCGGCACTCACGATGGTATCGACCGAACCGCCCCGGGTGCCTCACGACGGGCGACCAGGAACCGTCTACCGTTGTCCAGGTGAGTGCATTTCCCTGCAGTGATGACGTCCTTCCGCAGTCGGTGGCCCTGGTGTCGCTGCCCGAGGTGGCCGACCGACTCGGACTCGTGGTGACCCGGGTGCATCAGATGCTGCGCGACCACCAGCTCATCGCCCTACGCCGAGGCGGCGTGGCGGGCGTCCCCGAGCGATTCTTCGACGACACCGGCGCGGTGGTGAAGTCGTTGCCCGGCCTGATCACCGTGATGCGGGACGCCAAGTACACCGACGAAGAGATCCTGGAATGGATCTTCACCGAGGACGAAAGCCTGCCGGGCAAGCCGATCGATGCCCTGCACGGTCCCCTCGCCAGGGAAGTGCTGCGCCGGGCGGCGGCCGACCCGTTCTGAGTTTTTGGCCGCGCGGGCGCGGCGTGTTCGCGGCCCCCTCGTGGCTCGCGTCCGAGCGACCGCCGCTGGCGACTTCGTCGCGAACGCGACGGCCGCTCGGACGCGAGCCGGGCCGCGAACGGGGCAATGCTCGGTCTCCGCTTCGCTCGGAATTGGGAGTCAGGCCGGTGTGGTCGCGTTAGGGGGCGAGCGCTGTGTTGTGGCCGAGCCTGTGGGGCCGCGTGTTCGCAGCTCTCTGGTGGCTGGCGCTTGGGCGGCCGTTGCGGGCGTTTTCGTCGCGGGCGCGGTGGTCGCTTGGACGTGAGCCGGGCCGCGAATGGGGAATGCTTGGTCTCCGCTTCGCTCGGAATTGGGAGTCAGGCCGGTGTGGTCGCGTTAGGGGGCGAGCGCTGTGTTGTGGCCGAGCCTGTGGGGCCGCGTGTTCGCAGCTCTCTGGCAGCTGGGGCGGCTCAGAGGCTGGCGGTGACCGGCGGTCGAGAGTCGCGGAGTGTGTGGTTCGACCGATGCTCGATCAGCGGTGGAGTCGGTTGCGCAGGCGCGCGGCGGTGAATTCGGTCGCGGCTACCTGTAGTCGACGGTGGCGGGGGACCAGAGCGCGACGCTCGAAGACGGCGTAGTCGGAGTCCTCGATGCGATGCAGGATGTCGGCGTA
The DNA window shown above is from Nocardia sp. NBC_01730 and carries:
- a CDS encoding Rv2175c family DNA-binding protein — translated: MSAFPCSDDVLPQSVALVSLPEVADRLGLVVTRVHQMLRDHQLIALRRGGVAGVPERFFDDTGAVVKSLPGLITVMRDAKYTDEEILEWIFTEDESLPGKPIDALHGPLAREVLRRAAADPF
- the pknB gene encoding Stk1 family PASTA domain-containing Ser/Thr kinase, giving the protein MIGQMLEGRYRIDAPIARGGMSMVFRGVDTRLDRPVAIKVMDPKFAGDPQFLSRFEFEARAVAKLKHSSLVAVYDQGIDGDHPFLIMELVEGGTLRELLRERGPMPPHAVRAVAEPVLAAIGVAHSAGLVHRDIKPENVLISDAGEVKIADFGLVRAVAAANTTSASVILGTAAYLSPEQVTSGTAESRSDVYSFGVLIFEMLTGRVPFTGDTSLSVAYQRIENDVPSPSRFIAGVPPEFDELVAKATAREPAHRFTDANEMAGALRQIGAELQLPAYRVPAPQESAEHLSASYQAVPPDGQPTGAHAFEPHTPQPVQHTKVVTAQRPRLDYGRPDGYDQPQPVRQARPVPPYSSYGNELGKSRRMVWLWVAIVTILTLVVGIGGWWLGFGRYSAVPPVAGLDTDKAVAALRDAGFDTEIRQKASDTIPVGGVVGSDPSAGSKVTKGSTVAVLISNGKPRVPDIQSGDEVSKVNQLIRDAGLQPIDAGEESNAAPKGTIARLDPKPGTVLPLGAQVKVFRSKGSKPVRVPDVRGRPTAEAVKMLTASGITVRENRSRFDRAVEADHAIGTDPAAGTTVQSGDGVALLVSNALKMPSVLGTSVGDARARLEGMGLQVQVSQLARSDSSVVISQAPAIGANLEVGSTVSLVALP
- a CDS encoding polyadenylate-specific 3'-exoribonuclease AS, encoding MRYFYDCEFIEDGRTIDLISIGFVSEDGREYYAVSTEFDPGRAGPWVRKYVLPQLPPPSSPLWRNRQQIRDDLYEFLLPRPSVQPELWAWVAAYDHVALCQLWGSMVDLPTALPRYTNELRQHWEAHSRPELPPVPPDAHDALADARHNLAKFEAIEAARRSAPRL
- a CDS encoding class II 3-deoxy-7-phosphoheptulonate synthase; the encoded protein is MNWTVDVPIDRLPELPPLPAELRRRLDDALARTALQQPSWDPEQAAQMRTVLESVPPICVPAEVEELREQLAQVARGEAFLMQGGDCAETFADNTEPHIRGNIRTLLQMAVVLTYGASLPVVKVARIAGQYAKPRSSDVDSLGLKSYRGDMVNSLTADAAMREHDPSRLVRAYANASAAMNLVRALTGAGMADLHKVHDWNRDFVAKSPAGARYEALAAEIDRGLAFMTACRVTDPSLKSARIYASHEALVLDYERAMLRLSENAIGEPVLYNLSAHFLWIGERTRQLDGAHIAFAELIANPIGLKIGPSTTPEQAVEYVERLDPNNEPGRLTIVSRMGNTKVRDVLPPIIEKVQATGHQVIWQCDPMHGNTHEASTGFKTRHFDRIVDEVQGFFEVHHALGTHPGGMHIELTGEDVTECLGGAQDISDLDLSGRYETACDPRLNTQQSLELAFLVAEMLR